The Deltaproteobacteria bacterium genome includes a window with the following:
- a CDS encoding nucleotidyltransferase has protein sequence MKASHFSKDIQDFIRLLNQHHVRYLIVGGEAVIYYGYARLTGDVDFFFETTRKNALNMFEALKEFWQGDVPGIEGFEALMEPGVIFQFGVPPNRIDILTHVDGVTFKEAWHGRATTSMEIRGEQVSIYFIGLDELIANKRAINRPKDQEDLKYLVKAKEKSGLHSSAKR, from the coding sequence ATGAAAGCGTCCCACTTCTCAAAGGACATACAGGATTTCATCAGGCTGCTGAACCAACACCATGTCAGGTACCTCATAGTGGGCGGCGAAGCGGTGATCTATTACGGGTACGCTCGCCTCACCGGTGACGTGGATTTCTTTTTTGAAACGACAAGAAAAAACGCACTGAATATGTTTGAGGCCCTCAAGGAATTCTGGCAGGGAGATGTTCCGGGAATCGAAGGTTTTGAAGCGCTAATGGAGCCAGGCGTAATTTTTCAGTTTGGAGTTCCTCCCAATCGCATCGATATTCTTACACATGTTGACGGTGTGACCTTCAAAGAAGCATGGCACGGGAGGGCAACAACCAGCATGGAGATTCGCGGAGAGCAAGTCTCCATTTATTTTATCGGATTGGACGAACTCATTGCGAATAAGAGGGCGATCAACCGTCCCAAGGATCAGGAAGATTTGAAATATCTTGTGAAGGCAAAAGAGAAATCAGGTCTCCACAGCTCTGCAAAACGCTAA